Proteins encoded by one window of Arachis ipaensis cultivar K30076 chromosome B04, Araip1.1, whole genome shotgun sequence:
- the LOC107636749 gene encoding uncharacterized protein LOC107636749, producing the protein MGVIPEKCGDPDPCLVSCTIDDVEFTDCMCDLGACVSIIPLSVYKELDLPPLKTSAACFVLADKSIISVAGIVEDVYVSIKGLTFPIDFYILEMPPNDSGKPSSILLGRHFLKTSRFKLDAFSSTYSFEIDGRTVSFNLDETMKHPPVDRSIFWCNLIDKVVVEIHHETSNEMSMSKGLSVGKDCDYDVDFSPPPLLQEDSNEEWQPFSLQLKCAF; encoded by the coding sequence ATGGGTGTTATACCGGAGAAATGTGGTGATCCCGATCCATGCTTAGTTTCTTGCACTATAGATGATGTTGAGTTTACGGATTGTATGTGTGATCTTGGTGCTTGTGTGAGCATTATACCTTTGTCTGTTTATAAGGAGTTGGACCTTCCGCCATTAAAAACGTCGGCGGCTTGTTTTGTTTTAGCCGACAAAAGCATTATTTCTGTAGCCGGTATTGTTGAGGATGTCTATGTGAGCATCAAGGGATTAACCTTCCCGATTGATTTCtacatccttgagatgcctcctaATGACTCTGGAAAACCGTCATCCATTTTATTAGGGAGGcatttcttgaagacttctagGTTTAAGCTTGATGCATTTTCGAgcacttactcttttgagattgATGGTAGAACCGTGAGCTTCAATTTGGATGAGACTATGAAGCATCCACCAGTGGACCGCTCTATCTTCTGGTGCAATTTGATTGATAAAGTTGTAGTTGAGATCCACCATGAGACTTCTAATGAGATGAGTATGAGTAAGGGTCTAAGTGTGGGAAAGGATTGTGACTATGATGTGGACTTCTCACCACCTCCATTATTGCAAGAAGACTCTAATGAGGAGTGGCAACCTTTCTCTCTTCAATTGAAGTGTGCTTTCTAG